A genomic window from Labeo rohita strain BAU-BD-2019 chromosome 6, IGBB_LRoh.1.0, whole genome shotgun sequence includes:
- the myl9b gene encoding myosin regulatory light polypeptide 9b translates to MSSKRAKGKTTKKRPQRATSNVFAMFDQSQIQEFKEAFNMIDQNRDGFIDKEDLHDMLASLGKNPSDDYLEGMMSEAPGPINFTMFLTMFGERLNGTDPEDVIRNAFACFDEEGSGFIHEDHLRELLTTMGDRFTDEEVDELFREAPIDKKGNFNYGEFTRILKHGAKDKDDM, encoded by the exons ATGTCCAGCAAGCGAGCCAAGGGAAAGACCACTAAGAAGAGGCCACAGAGAGCCACTTCAAATGTGTTTGCCATGTTTGACCAGTCACAGATTCAGGAGTTCAAGGAGGCTTTCAACATGATCGACCAGAACCGAGACGGATTCATCGATAAAGAGGATCTCCATGACATGCTGGCCTCTTTGG GTAAGAACCCGTCTGATGATTACCTGGAGGGGATGATGAGTGAAGCTCCAGGGCCCATCAACTTCACCATGTTCCTCACCATGTTTGGAGAACGGCTCAACGGAACCGACCCGGAGGACGTCATCAGGAACGCTTTCGCCTGCTTCGATGAGGAAGGATCCG GTTTCATTCATGAAGACCACCTGCGAGAGCTGCTGACCACCATGGGAGATCGTTTCACAGATGAAGAGGTGGACGAGCTCTTCAGAGAGGCTCCCATTGACAAAAAGGGCAACTTCAACTACGGCGAATTCACCCGAATTCTCAAACACGGAGCCAAAGACAAAGACGACATGTAG
- the LOC127166622 gene encoding homeobox protein TGIF2 yields the protein MKPNKRVFDEDLNGDTEFSAMSDSDPCEDDSYPLNLSTSGRRSGSSAKRRRRGNLPKESVQVLRDWLYEHRFNAYPSEQEKLSLSGQTHLSVSQICNWFINARRRLLPDLLRKDGKDPTQFTMSRRTSKPDRSASPECPTSSTRPSVICPAPTLDLRLLGNTATAILAGAGCLPSSGNQDGSVQALMQLDTRGLLRREGLTGDHHLTTIPFASTSVTTLGAVSPTGVLFNTPPPTPPELCPQDFSDLKLLVDAALQRAAEQELSQQKEQTTEQQMNGPANESSRVLTQNGNSETPLRDESNPAPILMENAVLPVSVPVMSHTFPGLPVDLSTGGVSSVESGSFASSGVWSVRQPTPPANVVSHTWVSQYTHNTVTEAVN from the exons ATGAAGCCCAACAAAAGAG TTTTTGACGAGGACCTGAATGGAGACACTGAGTTTTCTGCCATGTCAGACAGCGACCCGTGTGAAGACGACAGTTACCCTCTCAACCTATCCACCAGCGGCAGAAGAAGCGGTTCTTCCGCCAAACGCCGCCGCCGCGGAAACCTCCCCAAAGAATCCGTTCAGGTTCTGAGGGACTGGTTGTACGAGCATCGCTTCAACGCTTATCCATCTGAGCAGGAGAAACTGAGCCTGTCTGGACAGACGCATCTGTCTGTATCACAG ATCTGTAACTGGTTCATAAACGCCCGCCGGAGGCTCCTGCCGGACCTGCTCAGGAAAGACGGCAAAGACCCCACTCAGTTTACAATGTCACGACGCACCAGCAAACCAGACAGATCCGCCTCCCCGGAATGCCCCACCTCCTCGACCCGCCCCTCTGTCATATGCCCCGCCCCCACATTGGACTTGAGGCTTTTGGGTAACACTGCAACAGCAATTTTGGCCGGAGCTGGTTGCTTGCCGTCATCAGGAAACCAAGACGGCAGTGTTCAGGCTCTGATGCAGCTGGACACTCGAGGTCTGCTGAGACGGGAAGGCCTAACTGGAGACCATCACCTGACGACCATCCCGTTTGCTTCTACCTCTGTCACAACCCTGGGAGCGGTGAGCCCGACTGGGGTCCTGTTCAACACGCCTCCGCCTACCCCACCGGAGCTTTGCCCTCAAGATTTCAGCGATCTGAAACTTCTGGTGGACGCTGCTCTGCAGCGAGCAGCCGAGCAAGAACTCAGCCAGCAGAAAGAACAAACAACAGAACAGCAAATGAACGGACCTGCAAATGAAAGTTCAAGAGTGCTCACCCAGAATGGCAATTCGGAGACTCCTTTAAGGGATGAATCTAATCCTGCACCCATCTTGATGGAGAACGCAGTATTACCAGTATCCGTTCCTGTCATGAGCCACACTTTTCCAGGCCTTCCTGTCGATCTGAGCACGGGCGGTGTCTCCAGTGTGGAATCTGGAAGCTTTGCGTCTTCTGGGGTGTGGAGTGTCCGACAACCCACTCCACCTGCGAATGTGGTATCACATACGTGGGTTTCACAGTACACCCATAACACGGTCACGGAAGCGGTTAACTAA